In a genomic window of Candidatus Gorgyraea atricola:
- a CDS encoding VF530 family protein, with protein MIDNKHKDPLHGVTLEMILTHLVEKYGWEGMSRRIRINCFAKNPSIKSSLVFLRRTSWARKKVEWLYLTEVRSATH; from the coding sequence ATGATCGATAACAAACACAAAGACCCTCTTCACGGCGTTACCCTTGAAATGATCCTCACGCATCTAGTTGAAAAATACGGGTGGGAAGGTATGTCCCGAAGAATCAGGATAAACTGCTTCGCAAAAAACCCGAGCATTAAGTCTAGCCTGGTGTTTTTGAGGCGAACCTCATGGGCCAGAAAAAAAGTGGAATGGTTATACTTAACTGAAGTAAGGTCCGCAACGCATTAA
- a CDS encoding translation elongation factor-like protein, giving the protein MEEKQIGVVDHFFGNISVSMIKLTDVLKVGDKIRIKGTTTDLVQDVSSMQIDRVPAEEAKAGDLISIKVEQKARKDDAVYKV; this is encoded by the coding sequence ATGGAAGAAAAACAGATAGGGGTTGTGGATCATTTTTTCGGAAATATCAGCGTTAGTATGATCAAACTGACAGATGTATTGAAGGTGGGCGATAAAATACGCATAAAGGGTACTACAACTGACCTTGTGCAGGATGTGAGTTCTATGCAGATTGACCGCGTCCCTGCCGAAGAAGCAAAAGCAGGTGACCTTATCAGTATAAAGGTCGAGCAAAAGGCCCGTAAAGACGATGCTGTTTATAAAGTTTAA